The Deinococcus sonorensis KR-87 genome includes a window with the following:
- the rpsB gene encoding 30S ribosomal protein S2, producing MSYIGMKQLLEAGVHFGHETKRWNPKFKRFIFAERNGIFIIDLQKTLKQIDRSFDYIKDLSERGGTILFVGTKKQAQEIVELEARRTGMPFVTSRWLGGMLTNFRTMRTRIDRLNELDDLFESGRINDRPKAERIQLGSERDRLLRYVGGIRKMTRLPDALFIVDPTKEVIAVQEANKLGIPVIALADTDSDPDVIDYIVPGNDDAIRSIQLIAHRVGDLIVEARGGGEDVDSGAVAADGDVDAEADSDEQDAIQA from the coding sequence ATGTCGTACATCGGAATGAAGCAGTTGCTCGAAGCGGGCGTGCACTTCGGCCACGAGACCAAGCGCTGGAACCCCAAGTTCAAGCGGTTCATCTTTGCCGAGCGCAACGGCATTTTCATCATCGACCTGCAGAAGACCCTCAAGCAGATCGACCGCAGCTTCGACTACATCAAGGACCTCTCGGAGCGCGGCGGCACCATCCTGTTCGTGGGCACCAAGAAGCAGGCCCAGGAGATCGTGGAGCTGGAGGCGCGCCGCACCGGCATGCCGTTCGTGACCAGCCGCTGGCTGGGCGGCATGCTCACCAACTTCCGCACCATGCGCACCCGCATTGACCGCCTGAACGAGCTCGACGACCTGTTCGAGTCGGGGCGCATCAATGACCGGCCCAAGGCCGAGCGCATCCAGCTGGGCAGCGAGCGTGACCGTCTGCTGCGCTACGTGGGCGGCATCCGCAAGATGACCCGTCTGCCGGACGCCCTGTTCATCGTGGACCCCACCAAGGAGGTCATCGCGGTGCAGGAGGCCAACAAGCTGGGCATTCCGGTGATCGCGCTGGCCGACACCGACAGTGACCCGGACGTCATCGACTACATCGTGCCGGGCAACGACGACGCCATCCGCAGCATCCAGCTGATCGCCCACCGCGTGGGTGACCTGATCGTGGAGGCGCGCGGCGGCGGCGAGGACGTGGACAGCGGCGCGGTGGCTGCCGACGGCGACGTGGACGCCGAGGCCGACAGCGACGAGCAGGACGCCATCCAGGCGTAA
- a CDS encoding peptide chain release factor 3, producing MSTPTLEHEIQRRRTFAIISHPDAGKTTITEKLLLYGGAIHEAGSVTAREGSAHTRSDWMSIEQQRGISISSSALTFEYQGRHINLLDTPGHQDFSEDTYRTLTAADSALMVLDAARGVQAQTEKLFAVCRNRGIPILTFVNKLDRPAQDIFELLQQVEDTLQITAVPLTWPIGDGPDFRGVYDLVQKQVLLFERVARGRSRAPVSLKSVDDPELGSLVGAELHARLQEDVALIEGAMPEFDRDAFLRGEMTPVFFGSAMNNFGVEHFLRTFVELAPAPGPLPTTEGLRSPEEGFAGFIFKLQANMSRNHRDRTAFMRVASGHFERGMDVTHTRTGRKLRLSQAHTLFAQDREKVEDAWPGDIVGLVNPGVFRIGDVISVSPKVQLPDFPRFTPETFATMTLRDVTKRKAFQKGLAQLAEEGVVQVFYPTDGARDPYLGAVGPLQFEVFQARLSEEYGVEVELHVTSYTLVRWLAGDATQVARFARSVEDDQGRPVMLFRSTFDLTYTQDQHPEIEFLPLPQDLTVV from the coding sequence ATGAGTACCCCCACCCTGGAACACGAGATTCAGCGCCGCCGCACCTTCGCGATCATCAGTCACCCGGACGCCGGCAAGACCACCATCACCGAGAAGCTGCTGCTGTACGGAGGCGCCATCCATGAGGCCGGCAGCGTCACGGCCCGCGAGGGCTCGGCGCACACCCGCAGCGACTGGATGAGCATCGAGCAGCAGCGCGGCATCAGCATCAGCAGCAGCGCCCTGACCTTCGAGTACCAGGGCCGGCACATCAACCTGCTGGACACGCCCGGCCACCAGGACTTCAGCGAGGACACCTACCGCACCCTGACCGCCGCCGACAGCGCCCTGATGGTGCTGGACGCCGCGCGTGGCGTGCAGGCGCAGACCGAGAAGCTATTCGCGGTGTGCCGCAACCGGGGCATTCCGATCCTGACCTTCGTGAACAAGCTGGACCGGCCGGCCCAGGACATCTTTGAGCTGCTGCAGCAGGTGGAAGACACCCTGCAGATCACGGCGGTGCCGCTCACGTGGCCGATCGGCGACGGCCCCGACTTCCGGGGCGTCTACGACCTGGTCCAGAAGCAGGTGCTGCTGTTTGAGCGGGTGGCGCGCGGCCGGTCGCGGGCGCCGGTCAGCCTCAAGAGCGTGGACGATCCAGAGCTGGGCAGCCTGGTGGGGGCGGAGCTGCACGCCCGGCTGCAGGAGGACGTGGCGCTGATCGAGGGGGCGATGCCCGAGTTCGACCGGGACGCCTTCCTGCGCGGCGAGATGACGCCGGTGTTCTTTGGCAGCGCCATGAACAACTTCGGCGTGGAGCACTTCCTGCGGACCTTCGTGGAACTGGCGCCGGCGCCCGGCCCGCTGCCCACCACCGAGGGGCTGCGCTCGCCGGAGGAGGGCTTTGCCGGCTTCATCTTCAAGCTGCAGGCCAACATGAGCCGCAACCACCGCGACCGCACCGCCTTTATGCGGGTGGCCAGCGGCCATTTCGAGCGTGGCATGGACGTAACGCACACCCGCACCGGGCGCAAGCTGCGGCTGTCGCAGGCGCACACCCTGTTCGCCCAGGACCGCGAGAAGGTGGAGGACGCGTGGCCCGGCGACATCGTGGGGCTGGTGAACCCCGGCGTGTTCCGCATCGGCGACGTGATCAGCGTGTCCCCCAAGGTGCAGCTGCCGGACTTTCCGCGCTTCACGCCCGAGACCTTCGCCACCATGACGCTGCGCGACGTGACCAAGCGCAAGGCCTTCCAGAAGGGGCTCGCTCAGCTGGCCGAGGAGGGCGTGGTGCAGGTGTTCTACCCCACCGACGGCGCGCGCGACCCGTATCTGGGCGCGGTGGGCCCGCTGCAGTTCGAGGTGTTCCAGGCGCGGCTCTCAGAGGAGTACGGCGTGGAGGTGGAACTGCACGTCACCAGCTACACCCTGGTGCGCTGGCTGGCCGGAGACGCGACCCAGGTGGCGCGCTTCGCCCGCAGCGTGGAGGATGACCAGGGCCGCCCGGTGATGCTGTTCCGCAGCACCTTCGACCTGACCTATACCCAGGACCAGCATCCGGAGATTGAGTTCCTGCCGCTGCCGCAGGATCTGACGGTGGTCTAG
- a CDS encoding NADPH-dependent FMN reductase, translated as MTADAPVQVLLLSGSLRAGSTNTALLQTAQAISPSGLRCTLYAGLASLPPFNPDDDHEPLHPAVVDLRRQVAQASALLVCTPEYAGGLPGSFKNLLDWLVGGGEGDRKPVAWINAAGPGAPTGAADAHRSLSTVLGYLGADLVEEACVRVPVLRQQIGLDGLIQDPEVQAQVAAVLESIAARVRADRAAL; from the coding sequence ATGACGGCGGACGCGCCGGTTCAGGTGCTGCTGCTGTCCGGCAGCCTGCGGGCCGGCTCCACCAACACGGCGCTGCTGCAGACCGCGCAGGCGATCTCGCCTTCAGGGCTGCGCTGCACGCTGTATGCCGGACTGGCCAGCCTGCCCCCCTTCAATCCGGACGATGACCACGAGCCGCTGCACCCGGCCGTGGTCGACCTGCGGCGACAGGTGGCCCAGGCCTCTGCCCTGCTGGTGTGCACCCCCGAATACGCCGGTGGGCTGCCCGGCTCGTTCAAGAACCTGCTGGACTGGCTGGTGGGAGGGGGCGAGGGCGACCGCAAACCGGTCGCCTGGATCAACGCGGCTGGACCGGGCGCCCCCACCGGCGCCGCAGACGCGCACCGCTCACTGAGCACTGTGCTCGGCTATCTCGGAGCCGACCTTGTGGAGGAAGCCTGCGTGCGGGTGCCGGTGCTGCGGCAGCAGATCGGACTGGACGGCCTGATCCAGGACCCGGAGGTCCAGGCACAGGTGGCGGCCGTGCTTGAATCGATCGCGGCCCGGGTCCGCGCGGACCGGGCTGCGCTTTAG
- a CDS encoding GNAT family N-acetyltransferase, with amino-acid sequence MGTLTLRPLQPGDEETAVIWAASREFCDAIGWTPDLAPRKVRDHWRWLISGPDPAFLRLGIVWGDQLIGYTDLAGLTPETAEYGIALGDPAQWGQGLGTWAGQLMLQHAFEGLQLDTLSAEALASNLRSQGMLRRLGFVPSGLGTPELHNSQPVPVLRYRLTRAGWLARNPPAPG; translated from the coding sequence ATGGGCACCTTGACGCTGCGCCCCCTGCAGCCGGGCGACGAGGAGACGGCGGTCATCTGGGCCGCCTCGCGCGAGTTCTGCGACGCCATCGGCTGGACGCCGGATCTGGCGCCCCGCAAGGTCCGCGACCACTGGCGCTGGCTGATCAGTGGGCCAGACCCGGCGTTTCTGCGCCTGGGCATCGTCTGGGGGGATCAGTTGATTGGGTACACCGATCTGGCCGGCCTGACCCCGGAGACCGCGGAATACGGGATCGCGCTGGGTGACCCGGCCCAGTGGGGGCAGGGGCTGGGCACCTGGGCCGGCCAGCTGATGCTGCAGCACGCCTTCGAGGGTCTCCAGCTGGACACCCTGAGCGCCGAGGCACTCGCCAGCAACCTGCGGTCCCAGGGCATGCTGCGCCGGCTGGGCTTCGTGCCGTCGGGGCTGGGCACGCCGGAACTGCACAACAGTCAGCCTGTCCCGGTGCTGCGCTACCGCCTGACCCGGGCCGGATGGCTGGCCCGGAACCCCCCGGCGCCCGGCTGA
- the acnA gene encoding aconitate hydratase AcnA: MSKNLFGARDVLTEKAGQKVYYYRLDKLAELGHDVARLPVSVKVLLESVLREANDYDVRQDDVRAVAGWQPQPGEVEIPFKPARVILQDFTGVPAVVDLAAMRTAMVNLGGDPKKINPLIPVDLVIDHSVQVDEYGTDHALLDNMKLEFERNNERYEFLRWGQQAFDNFGVVPPASGIVHQVNLEYLARGVQSRPEEDGVVVYPDSLVGTDSHTTMINGLGIVGWGVGGIEAEAVMLGQPIYMLMPEVVGFKITGAPREGVTATDVALTVTEMLRKTGVVGKFVEFYGAGLSNMTLPDRATIANMAPEYGATMGFFPVDDEALRYLRRTGRLEDEIELVERYYKAQGMFRTDETQDPVFSSTIELDLGTVVPSLSGPKRPQDRVSLTDMKAVYREALTAPIKQRGFELPQEALANTGTITGTDHKIGHGAVVLASITSCTNTSNPSVLIAAGLVAKKAVELGLDSKPWVKTSLAPGSRVVTEYLEAAGLQTYLDQIGFNTVGYGCATCIGNSGPLPEPTVEAIKEGDLVAASVLSGNRNFEGRINPHIRANYLASPPLVVAYALAGTVDTDLSSDPIGKGKDGQDVYLKDLWPSNAEIQQVMDAAINAEMFARVYNGIEQSNAQWNAIPVSGGELYNWNEDSTYIQNPPFFESLAGGPSEIEDIRGARVLVKVADSVTTDHISPAGSFGPGTPAGKYLLEHGVAQRDFNSYGSRRGNDRVMTRGTFANIRLKNQLAPGTEGGYTTDYTTGEVTSIYDASLHYKEQGIPLVVLAGKDYGMGSSRDWAAKGTFLLGVKAVIAESFERIHRSNLVGMGVLPLMYKAGETADSLGLTGEETFDFILPQDLKPRQDVTVRATSTDGTVREFTAVCRIDTPVEIDYYKNGGILQTVLRGILAKGEGISA; encoded by the coding sequence ATGTCCAAGAACCTGTTTGGTGCCCGCGACGTGCTCACCGAGAAGGCGGGCCAGAAGGTCTACTACTACCGCCTGGACAAGCTCGCGGAGCTGGGTCATGACGTGGCGCGGCTGCCGGTGAGCGTGAAGGTGCTGCTGGAAAGCGTGCTGCGTGAAGCCAACGACTACGACGTGCGGCAGGATGACGTGCGCGCCGTGGCCGGCTGGCAGCCGCAGCCGGGCGAGGTCGAGATTCCCTTCAAGCCGGCCCGCGTGATCCTGCAGGACTTCACCGGCGTGCCGGCGGTGGTGGACCTGGCCGCCATGCGCACCGCCATGGTGAACCTGGGCGGCGATCCCAAGAAGATCAACCCGCTGATCCCGGTGGACCTCGTGATTGACCACAGCGTGCAGGTGGACGAGTACGGCACCGACCACGCGCTGCTGGACAACATGAAGCTGGAGTTCGAGCGCAACAACGAGCGCTACGAGTTCCTGCGCTGGGGCCAGCAGGCCTTCGACAACTTCGGCGTGGTGCCGCCGGCCAGCGGCATCGTGCACCAGGTGAACCTGGAATACCTCGCCCGGGGCGTGCAGAGCCGCCCTGAGGAGGACGGCGTGGTGGTGTACCCGGACAGCCTGGTGGGCACCGACTCCCACACCACCATGATCAACGGCCTGGGCATCGTGGGCTGGGGCGTGGGCGGCATCGAGGCCGAGGCCGTGATGCTGGGTCAGCCGATCTACATGCTGATGCCGGAAGTGGTGGGCTTCAAGATCACCGGCGCCCCGCGCGAGGGCGTCACCGCCACCGACGTGGCCCTGACCGTGACCGAGATGCTGCGCAAGACCGGCGTGGTGGGCAAGTTCGTGGAGTTCTACGGGGCGGGCCTGAGCAACATGACGCTGCCGGACCGCGCGACCATCGCCAACATGGCCCCCGAGTACGGCGCGACCATGGGCTTTTTCCCGGTGGACGACGAGGCGCTGCGCTACCTGCGCCGCACCGGCCGCCTGGAGGACGAGATCGAGCTGGTCGAGCGCTACTACAAGGCGCAGGGCATGTTCCGCACCGACGAGACGCAGGACCCGGTGTTCAGCAGCACCATCGAGCTGGACCTGGGCACCGTGGTGCCGAGCCTCAGCGGACCGAAGCGCCCGCAGGACCGCGTGAGCCTGACCGACATGAAGGCGGTGTACCGTGAGGCGCTCACCGCGCCCATCAAGCAGCGCGGCTTCGAACTGCCTCAGGAGGCGCTGGCCAACACCGGCACCATCACCGGCACCGACCACAAGATCGGTCACGGCGCCGTGGTGCTCGCCAGCATCACCAGCTGCACCAACACCAGCAACCCCAGCGTGCTGATCGCGGCGGGTCTGGTGGCCAAGAAGGCCGTGGAACTAGGCCTGGACAGCAAGCCCTGGGTCAAGACCTCGCTGGCTCCCGGCAGCCGGGTGGTCACCGAGTATCTGGAGGCGGCGGGCCTGCAGACCTACCTGGACCAGATCGGCTTCAACACCGTCGGGTACGGGTGCGCCACCTGCATCGGCAACAGCGGCCCGCTGCCGGAGCCGACCGTGGAGGCCATCAAGGAAGGCGACCTAGTGGCGGCCAGCGTGCTGAGCGGCAACCGCAACTTCGAGGGCCGCATCAACCCGCACATCCGCGCCAACTACCTGGCCTCGCCGCCGCTGGTGGTGGCCTACGCGCTGGCCGGCACGGTGGACACCGACCTGAGCAGCGACCCGATCGGGAAGGGCAAGGACGGTCAGGACGTGTACCTGAAGGACCTGTGGCCCAGCAACGCCGAGATCCAGCAGGTGATGGACGCCGCCATCAACGCGGAGATGTTCGCCCGCGTCTACAACGGCATCGAGCAGAGCAACGCCCAGTGGAACGCCATTCCGGTGTCGGGCGGCGAGCTGTACAACTGGAACGAGGACAGCACCTACATCCAGAACCCGCCGTTCTTCGAGAGCCTGGCGGGCGGCCCCAGCGAGATTGAGGACATCCGCGGCGCCCGCGTGCTGGTGAAGGTCGCCGACAGCGTGACCACCGACCACATCTCCCCTGCCGGGTCTTTCGGCCCCGGCACCCCGGCCGGCAAGTACCTGCTGGAACACGGCGTGGCGCAGCGCGACTTCAACAGCTACGGCTCGCGGCGCGGCAACGACCGGGTGATGACGCGCGGCACCTTCGCCAACATCCGGCTCAAGAACCAGCTGGCGCCCGGCACCGAGGGCGGCTACACCACCGACTACACCACCGGTGAGGTGACCAGCATCTACGACGCCTCGCTGCACTACAAGGAGCAGGGCATTCCGCTGGTGGTGCTGGCCGGCAAGGACTACGGCATGGGCAGCAGCCGCGACTGGGCCGCCAAGGGCACCTTCCTGCTGGGCGTGAAGGCGGTCATTGCCGAGAGCTTCGAGCGGATCCACCGCAGCAACCTGGTGGGCATGGGCGTGCTGCCGCTGATGTACAAGGCCGGCGAGACGGCCGACAGCCTGGGCCTGACCGGCGAGGAGACCTTCGACTTCATCCTGCCGCAGGACCTGAAGCCGCGCCAGGACGTGACGGTGCGCGCCACCAGCACGGACGGCACGGTGCGCGAGTTCACGGCGGTGTGCCGCATCGACACCCCGGTGGAGATCGACTACTACAAGAACGGCGGCATCCTGCAGACGGTGCTGCGCGGCATTCTGGCAAAGGGCGAGGGCATCTCGGCCTGA
- a CDS encoding diguanylate cyclase domain-containing protein, translated as MLNWLTLAWNLALLISVSFFISLGFLSWPLTFNRLARLYHSVLIGLSMLLLSVGTERLGGTPGLAAHVTDLRYVPLTLLTLVHGPGWGLLACLPLLLVQPAFSVNADSVYSLAITVLTATLLRPQFNLFRPVLWRDWWRVTLLFAGLALPVLWRGGEPAALFPAVLVVASNILGFLAGVLVFRSRFRLLAVTERLRRQAYTDALTGIANRRQFESDLAALAPGGVLCIVDLDHFKRINDSFGHDVGDEYLQRVAASLSRVAGRSSRAYRLGGEEFALIVPATEAAEATRLAQEVLAQVQQLSHHANPDGILTCSVGMARRHSDEPAQATYRRADLALFSAKAAGRNRVEDSGDTDQLPSSPLDAASGSREGHGPLLWETVQKSLSLAALERPPSDSDWLRLLQAAILSVPDVQCGSINIREGQRFRQCAQIGFDPALVGLSHTAQEQLDWYGLGEAAWRRGQPRVLHGEEIRRKSTRLLDQYPPTTMQFMEHGHMLDIEATLCIPVVIDGEVIAHLNLDSLQPGTRFSTEDISVARAFADQVTLMLISVYRREALAERTREQAVYADLSLSVLNARSRSDIVQPLLEALKQLYGTPAQLIVQVQGELHLWQSVPGTPSAEVSTELFSLLQRAIETRSLAEQPAPQGQHVALPLRWASGSLGVVLLTLPERSTDPAPERQFLQQVALMVSSGLQRLDEWERGRLSTA; from the coding sequence ATGCTGAATTGGCTGACGCTCGCGTGGAATCTGGCGTTGCTGATCAGTGTCTCGTTCTTCATCAGCCTGGGGTTCCTGTCGTGGCCGCTGACCTTCAACCGGCTGGCCCGGCTGTATCACAGCGTCCTGATCGGCCTGAGCATGCTGCTGCTGTCCGTGGGCACCGAGCGGCTCGGGGGCACCCCGGGCCTTGCCGCGCACGTCACGGACCTGCGGTACGTGCCGCTGACGCTGCTGACGCTGGTCCACGGGCCCGGCTGGGGCCTGCTGGCCTGCCTGCCGCTGCTGCTGGTGCAGCCGGCCTTCAGCGTCAACGCCGACTCGGTGTATTCGCTGGCCATCACAGTGCTGACCGCCACCCTGCTGCGCCCACAGTTCAACCTGTTCCGGCCGGTGCTGTGGCGCGACTGGTGGCGGGTGACGCTGCTGTTTGCCGGGCTGGCCCTGCCGGTGCTGTGGCGTGGCGGTGAACCGGCCGCCCTGTTTCCGGCGGTGCTGGTGGTGGCCAGCAACATCCTGGGGTTTCTGGCGGGCGTGCTGGTGTTCCGTTCACGCTTTCGTCTGCTGGCCGTCACCGAGCGGCTACGGCGGCAGGCGTACACCGACGCGCTGACCGGCATCGCCAACCGCCGACAGTTCGAATCGGATCTGGCGGCCCTGGCGCCCGGCGGCGTGCTGTGCATCGTGGATCTGGATCACTTCAAACGCATCAACGACAGCTTCGGCCACGACGTGGGCGACGAGTATCTGCAGCGGGTGGCGGCCAGCCTGAGCCGGGTGGCCGGGCGCAGCAGCCGGGCCTACCGGCTGGGCGGCGAGGAATTCGCCCTGATCGTGCCGGCCACGGAAGCGGCGGAGGCCACCCGGCTGGCCCAGGAGGTGCTGGCGCAGGTGCAACAGCTCTCGCACCACGCCAATCCGGACGGCATCCTGACGTGTTCGGTGGGCATGGCCCGGCGGCACAGCGATGAACCGGCGCAGGCCACCTACCGCCGCGCCGATCTGGCCCTCTTCAGCGCCAAGGCGGCGGGCCGCAACCGGGTCGAGGACAGTGGGGACACCGATCAGCTGCCCTCCTCTCCACTGGACGCCGCCTCCGGCAGCCGTGAGGGGCACGGGCCGCTGCTGTGGGAAACGGTGCAGAAGAGCCTCAGTCTGGCGGCGCTGGAACGTCCCCCCAGCGACAGCGACTGGCTGCGGCTACTGCAGGCCGCCATCCTGAGCGTGCCGGACGTGCAGTGCGGCAGCATCAACATTCGCGAGGGCCAGCGCTTCCGCCAGTGCGCTCAGATCGGCTTCGACCCGGCGCTGGTGGGCCTGAGTCACACCGCCCAGGAACAGCTGGACTGGTATGGGCTGGGTGAGGCCGCGTGGCGGCGCGGACAGCCGCGGGTGCTGCACGGCGAGGAGATCCGGCGCAAATCCACCCGGCTGCTGGACCAGTACCCGCCCACCACCATGCAGTTCATGGAACACGGTCACATGCTGGACATCGAGGCCACCCTGTGTATTCCAGTGGTGATCGACGGCGAGGTGATCGCCCACCTGAATCTGGATTCGTTGCAGCCCGGCACCCGCTTCAGCACCGAGGACATCAGTGTGGCCCGCGCGTTCGCCGATCAGGTGACGCTGATGCTGATCAGTGTCTACCGGCGTGAGGCGCTGGCCGAGCGGACCCGGGAGCAGGCGGTGTATGCCGACCTGAGCCTGAGCGTGCTGAATGCGCGCAGCCGCAGCGATATTGTGCAGCCGCTTCTGGAGGCCCTGAAACAGCTGTACGGCACGCCGGCACAGCTGATCGTGCAAGTGCAGGGGGAACTGCATCTGTGGCAGAGCGTGCCGGGCACCCCCTCAGCCGAGGTGTCCACTGAGCTGTTCAGTCTGCTGCAGCGGGCCATCGAGACCCGCTCGCTGGCGGAGCAGCCGGCACCGCAGGGACAGCACGTGGCCCTTCCGCTGCGCTGGGCCAGCGGGTCGCTGGGCGTGGTGCTGCTGACCCTGCCGGAGCGCTCCACCGACCCGGCCCCGGAACGGCAGTTCCTGCAGCAGGTGGCCCTGATGGTCAGCAGCGGTCTGCAGCGGCTGGACGAGTGGGAGCGCGGCCGCCTGTCCACCGCCTGA
- a CDS encoding RIO1 family regulatory kinase/ATPase domain-containing protein — MKGRRLLDDETADPRETIRRARHRPQGRRRLRDLNPDADDTGAEPDPALLHLKELGHISEVLGELKSGKEATVYLATGPRGLIALKLYRDLQARSFKNDAVYRAGRYIGDARIEKAIAQRSQRGLQAQQGMWTASEYAMLWRLWNAGLNVPEPLVGPHPVDYAQTSPAVLMRFIGTEDEPAPRLSEAVLRPAEAQQAWRGALDGMAGLLRLGLVHGDYSTYNLLWWEDHVMIIDFPQVSDRTNPNFQRLLERDADSLTRSFARHGIHQSAEATLREVQRLARQAGPEPRLMLP; from the coding sequence ATGAAGGGACGCCGGCTGCTCGATGACGAGACGGCGGACCCCCGCGAGACAATCCGGCGTGCCCGGCACCGGCCACAGGGCCGTCGCCGGCTGCGCGACCTGAACCCGGACGCCGACGACACAGGCGCCGAACCGGACCCCGCGCTGCTCCACCTGAAGGAACTCGGCCACATCAGCGAGGTGCTGGGCGAGCTGAAAAGCGGCAAGGAAGCCACCGTCTACCTCGCCACCGGCCCCCGCGGCCTGATTGCGCTCAAGCTCTACCGTGACCTGCAGGCGCGCAGTTTCAAGAATGATGCGGTGTACCGGGCCGGGCGCTACATCGGTGACGCCCGCATCGAGAAGGCCATCGCCCAGCGCAGCCAGCGCGGGTTGCAGGCCCAGCAGGGCATGTGGACGGCCAGCGAGTACGCCATGCTGTGGCGGCTGTGGAATGCCGGCCTGAACGTCCCGGAACCGCTGGTCGGGCCGCACCCGGTGGATTACGCCCAGACCAGCCCGGCGGTGCTGATGCGCTTCATTGGCACCGAGGACGAGCCGGCGCCCCGGCTGAGCGAGGCGGTGCTGAGGCCTGCGGAGGCGCAGCAGGCCTGGAGGGGCGCGCTGGACGGCATGGCCGGGCTGCTGCGGCTCGGGCTGGTCCACGGCGACTACAGCACCTACAACCTGCTCTGGTGGGAGGACCACGTGATGATCATTGATTTCCCCCAGGTCTCGGACCGGACCAATCCCAACTTTCAGCGGCTGCTGGAGCGCGACGCCGACAGCCTGACCCGCAGCTTTGCCCGGCACGGCATTCACCAGAGTGCCGAGGCAACCCTGCGCGAGGTGCAGCGGCTGGCCCGGCAGGCCGGACCCGAACCCCGGCTGATGCTCCCATAA
- the tsf gene encoding translation elongation factor Ts gives MMESIRKLREMTGAGMMDVKKALSDAEGNEERAVALLRERGIVKAAKKTDREAREGLVRFVVDGNRAAMVEVNSETDFVARNSDFQALVQQLAEAALKAGTNDVEQFRSFQLDTGDTVANELAAAAGRIGENLVLNRVAYVEGQNVAGYVHSNGKIGVLVDLSGGNEAQAKDVALHVAAENSQYLSRDEVSSEDIEKEREVLTNKAINDGKSPEMAANIVNGQIGKFYQERVLGEQKFVKDNSLTVAKYLGDVKVNRFVRFQIGA, from the coding sequence ATGATGGAATCAATTCGCAAGCTGCGTGAAATGACCGGCGCCGGCATGATGGACGTCAAGAAGGCGCTCTCGGACGCCGAGGGCAACGAAGAGCGCGCGGTGGCGCTGCTGCGCGAGCGCGGCATCGTCAAGGCGGCCAAGAAGACCGACCGCGAGGCCCGCGAGGGTCTGGTGCGCTTCGTGGTGGACGGCAACCGCGCCGCCATGGTGGAAGTGAACAGCGAGACCGACTTCGTGGCCCGCAACAGCGACTTCCAGGCGCTGGTGCAGCAGCTGGCCGAGGCCGCGCTGAAGGCCGGCACCAACGACGTCGAGCAATTCCGCAGCTTCCAGCTGGACACCGGCGACACGGTGGCCAATGAGCTGGCCGCCGCCGCTGGCCGCATCGGCGAGAACCTGGTGCTGAACCGGGTGGCCTACGTGGAGGGCCAGAACGTGGCCGGCTACGTGCACAGCAACGGCAAGATCGGCGTGCTGGTCGACCTGTCGGGCGGGAACGAGGCGCAGGCCAAGGACGTGGCGCTGCACGTGGCCGCCGAGAACTCGCAGTACCTCAGCCGTGACGAGGTCAGCAGCGAGGACATCGAGAAGGAGCGCGAGGTGCTGACCAACAAGGCCATCAACGACGGCAAGAGCCCGGAGATGGCGGCCAACATCGTGAACGGTCAGATCGGCAAGTTCTACCAGGAGCGCGTGCTGGGCGAGCAGAAGTTCGTCAAGGACAACAGCCTGACCGTGGCCAAGTACCTGGGCGACGTCAAGGTCAACCGCTTCGTGCGCTTCCAGATCGGCGCGTAA